A region of Massilia sp. WG5 DNA encodes the following proteins:
- a CDS encoding DUF885 domain-containing protein, which yields MMKTKLAPKLVLAVLLTSFALAPAGARTSKAAKPKHSSSAKAKESGKHASKSPKASKASKADGKSARGTSKHVAAPVEAAPAQVRAAAPASLNRNDRYMDSLSMQFLTALWRMDPEGGIYVGKFDAAARLTIPDAPTRAKQLAFIDEWLEKFRKLNADKLSPNQRTDLAVLLNKLQQDRWQLTVYRDFEWNPAQYNVAQPLDLILNTEYAAKPQRLRTILKRLADVPAYYQAAQASIAHPTREHTQLAISQAPGTLVVLADLGKAAQESSQLTPQEKAIFAQRIANAGSAVLAWVDFLSDLDKSQEQMQRARSFRIGKELYEQKFAFEIQSSSTAEQTYRKALAAREELLTRMDGLADQLWDKTMGNAAKPNDRFRKIGMVIDKLSLQHVAPADFLPEIRRQIPQLQDYVIKNNLVTIDPSKPLVVRETPLYQRGVAGASIDAPGPYRPKDKTYYNVTPLDGLTPAQAESSLREYNNWMLQILNIHEAIPGHYTQLMNANRSPSLVKTLFGNGAMIEGWAVYGERMMLESGYGDNAPELWLMWCKWNLRSVSNTILDYSVHVLGMTREQAMDLLVRQAFQTPQEAAEKWRRVQLSSVQLTSYFSGYSDIMELRERRKQQLGERFNLKEFHDQFLGYGNAPVRIIGQLMQ from the coding sequence ATGATGAAAACGAAACTCGCGCCGAAACTTGTTCTTGCGGTCCTGCTCACCAGCTTCGCGCTGGCGCCGGCCGGTGCGCGCACCAGCAAGGCGGCCAAGCCGAAGCACAGCAGCAGCGCCAAGGCCAAGGAATCCGGCAAGCACGCCTCGAAGTCCCCGAAGGCCTCGAAAGCCTCGAAGGCCGACGGCAAATCCGCCCGGGGCACGAGCAAGCATGTCGCCGCCCCGGTCGAGGCAGCGCCGGCGCAGGTCCGCGCTGCCGCGCCGGCTTCGCTGAACCGCAACGACCGCTACATGGACTCGCTGTCGATGCAGTTCCTGACCGCGCTGTGGCGCATGGATCCGGAAGGCGGCATCTATGTCGGCAAGTTCGACGCCGCCGCCAGGCTGACCATCCCCGACGCCCCGACCCGCGCCAAGCAGCTGGCCTTCATCGACGAGTGGCTCGAAAAATTCCGCAAGCTGAATGCCGATAAACTCTCGCCCAACCAGCGCACCGACCTCGCGGTCCTGCTCAACAAGCTGCAGCAGGACCGCTGGCAGCTGACCGTCTACCGCGACTTCGAATGGAACCCGGCCCAGTACAACGTCGCCCAGCCGCTCGACCTGATCCTGAACACCGAGTACGCGGCCAAGCCGCAGCGCCTGCGCACCATCCTCAAGCGCCTGGCCGACGTGCCGGCCTATTACCAGGCGGCGCAGGCCTCGATCGCGCACCCGACCCGCGAGCACACCCAGCTCGCGATCTCGCAGGCGCCGGGCACGCTGGTGGTGCTGGCCGACCTCGGCAAGGCGGCGCAGGAGTCAAGCCAGCTGACGCCGCAGGAAAAGGCGATCTTCGCCCAGCGCATCGCCAACGCCGGCAGTGCCGTGCTGGCCTGGGTGGACTTCCTGAGTGACCTCGACAAGTCCCAGGAGCAGATGCAGCGCGCACGTTCCTTCCGCATCGGCAAGGAGCTGTACGAGCAGAAGTTCGCCTTCGAGATCCAGTCGTCCAGCACGGCCGAGCAGACCTACCGCAAGGCCCTGGCCGCGCGCGAAGAACTGCTGACCCGCATGGACGGCCTGGCCGACCAGCTGTGGGACAAGACGATGGGCAATGCCGCCAAGCCGAACGACCGCTTCCGCAAGATCGGCATGGTGATCGACAAGCTCTCGCTGCAGCACGTCGCGCCCGCCGACTTCCTGCCCGAGATCCGGCGCCAGATCCCGCAGCTGCAGGACTACGTCATCAAGAACAATCTGGTGACGATCGACCCGAGCAAGCCGCTGGTGGTACGCGAGACCCCGCTGTACCAGCGCGGCGTGGCCGGCGCCAGCATCGATGCGCCGGGTCCGTACCGCCCGAAGGACAAGACCTATTACAACGTCACGCCGCTGGATGGCCTGACCCCGGCCCAGGCCGAGAGCAGCCTGCGCGAGTACAACAACTGGATGCTGCAGATCCTGAACATCCACGAGGCGATCCCCGGCCACTACACCCAGCTGATGAACGCCAACCGTTCGCCGTCGCTGGTCAAGACCCTGTTCGGGAACGGCGCGATGATCGAGGGCTGGGCCGTGTACGGCGAGCGCATGATGCTCGAATCCGGCTACGGCGACAATGCGCCGGAACTGTGGCTGATGTGGTGCAAGTGGAACCTGCGCAGCGTCTCCAACACCATCCTCGACTACAGCGTGCACGTGCTCGGCATGACGCGCGAGCAGGCGATGGACCTGCTGGTGCGCCAGGCCTTCCAGACCCCGCAGGAAGCGGCCGAGAAGTGGCGCCGCGTGCAGCTCTCCTCGGTGCAGCTGACCAGCTACTTCAGCGGCTACAGCGACATCATGGAACTGCGCGAGCGCCGCAAGCAGCAACTGGGCGAGCGCTTCAACCTGAAGGAGTTCCACGACCAGTTCCTCGGCTACGGCAATGCGCCGGTGAGGATCATCGGGCAGCTGATGCAGTAA
- a CDS encoding fumarylacetoacetate hydrolase family protein: MDSNRRNLLKAGASAAVGSLLAATQAQAQAQNQATPEAHALAVPPLAGRIGMRLATCSLAPNGAPRVVAVLDNGKMIDLQAEAKRQKRTLPFDASSMLALIKSGNAGLEQVRALVEHAAGKPASLLSVENARFMSPIPRPDRNIYCVGWNYLDHFEEGKQARFDKSAEKLPDHPVFFTKGTHTMNGPFDPIPHDPNYSNTTDWEAELAVIIGQTGRNIPEERAMDYVFGYAPYNDTTVREAQQKMHGGQWFKGKSLDGHGPMGPWIVTAAGVKLDDLRVICRVNGVEKQNASYKQMYFKIPRIIAELSRGLTLEAGDIIATGTPSGVGFARKPPEFLKSGDVIETEITGLGVMRNMIRAEA, translated from the coding sequence ATGGATTCAAACCGTCGCAACCTGCTGAAAGCCGGTGCATCCGCCGCCGTGGGTAGCCTGCTCGCCGCCACCCAGGCCCAGGCCCAGGCCCAGAACCAGGCCACCCCCGAAGCGCACGCGCTCGCCGTCCCTCCGCTGGCCGGCAGGATCGGCATGCGGCTCGCCACCTGCTCCCTCGCACCCAACGGTGCGCCGCGGGTGGTGGCGGTGCTCGACAACGGCAAGATGATCGACCTGCAGGCGGAAGCGAAGCGCCAGAAGCGGACGCTGCCCTTCGATGCCTCGTCGATGCTGGCGCTGATCAAGAGCGGCAATGCCGGCCTCGAACAGGTGCGGGCCCTGGTCGAGCACGCGGCCGGGAAACCGGCTTCGCTGCTGTCGGTCGAGAATGCGCGCTTCATGTCACCGATTCCGCGGCCCGACCGCAACATCTACTGCGTCGGCTGGAACTACCTCGACCACTTCGAAGAGGGCAAGCAGGCCCGCTTCGACAAGTCGGCCGAAAAGCTGCCGGATCACCCGGTGTTCTTCACCAAGGGCACGCACACGATGAACGGGCCCTTCGATCCGATCCCGCACGACCCGAACTATTCGAACACCACCGACTGGGAAGCGGAGCTGGCCGTCATCATCGGCCAGACCGGTCGCAACATCCCGGAAGAGCGGGCCATGGATTATGTGTTCGGCTATGCGCCCTACAACGACACCACGGTGCGCGAAGCCCAGCAGAAAATGCACGGCGGCCAGTGGTTCAAGGGCAAGAGCCTGGACGGCCATGGGCCGATGGGGCCCTGGATCGTCACCGCGGCCGGCGTCAAGCTCGACGACCTGCGCGTGATCTGCCGCGTGAACGGCGTCGAAAAGCAGAACGCCAGCTACAAGCAGATGTACTTCAAGATCCCGCGCATCATCGCCGAGCTGTCGCGCGGCCTGACGCTCGAGGCGGGCGACATCATCGCCACCGGCACGCCCTCGGGCGTCGGCTTTGCCCGCAAACCGCCCGAGTTCCTGAAGAGCGGCGACGTGATCGAGACCGAGATCACGGGCCTGGGCGTGATGCGCAACATGATCCGGGCCGAGGCCTGA
- the tatC gene encoding twin-arginine translocase subunit TatC: MTDEAAGETFISHLVELRDRLVRAVIGVAIACVALMLWPGPDRIYDFLAAPMLASLPAGAKMIATGVSSPFLVPMKVTLVLALILALPWVFYQAWAFIAPGLYAHEKRLVLPLVISSSLLFIAGVAFCYFFVFGRVFHFIANFAPSSIAVMPDIENYLDFVISMCLAFGATFEVPVVVVILVRMGFISVEKLKSVRPYVIVGAFVIAAVVTPPDAVSQLALAIPMCLLFELGLLMAPVFVRVTRAPEEHA; this comes from the coding sequence ATGACTGACGAAGCCGCAGGCGAAACTTTCATTTCGCACCTGGTCGAATTGCGCGACCGCCTGGTCCGGGCCGTGATCGGGGTTGCCATTGCCTGCGTCGCCCTGATGCTGTGGCCGGGACCGGACCGGATCTACGATTTCCTGGCCGCACCCATGCTGGCCTCGCTGCCGGCCGGCGCCAAGATGATCGCCACCGGCGTCAGCTCGCCCTTCCTGGTGCCGATGAAGGTAACCCTGGTGCTGGCGCTGATCCTCGCGCTGCCCTGGGTGTTCTACCAGGCCTGGGCCTTCATTGCGCCCGGCCTGTACGCCCACGAAAAGCGGCTGGTGCTGCCGCTGGTGATCTCGTCCTCGCTGCTGTTCATCGCCGGGGTCGCGTTCTGCTATTTCTTCGTGTTCGGGCGGGTGTTCCACTTCATCGCCAATTTCGCGCCCAGCTCGATCGCGGTCATGCCCGACATCGAGAACTACCTCGATTTCGTGATCTCGATGTGCCTGGCCTTCGGCGCCACCTTCGAGGTGCCGGTGGTGGTCGTGATCCTGGTGCGGATGGGCTTCATCAGCGTCGAGAAGCTGAAGTCGGTGCGCCCCTACGTGATCGTCGGCGCCTTCGTGATCGCCGCCGTCGTCACGCCGCCGGACGCGGTCAGCCAGCTGGCCCTGGCCATTCCGATGTGCCTGCTGTTCGAGCTCGGCCTGCTGATGGCCCCGGTGTTCGTGCGCGTCACCCGCGCGCCGGAAGAGCACGCCTGA
- the tatB gene encoding Sec-independent protein translocase protein TatB: MIDLGLSKLAVIGVVALIVIGPERLPKVARMAGTLYGRAQRYLHEVKSEVSREIEMEELRNLHKEVQETAHSFKTEVESFGSEVENTVSSHLGEVESAWRGDANTSPSPSLATPDDIERKAREFRRKKLVKSSSVPAWYKNRNGSRQHVLSGAARVRKFRPGAKSHTSFF; encoded by the coding sequence ATGATCGATCTCGGGCTTTCCAAACTCGCCGTCATCGGCGTGGTCGCGCTGATCGTGATCGGCCCCGAGCGCCTGCCGAAGGTGGCGCGCATGGCCGGCACGCTGTACGGCCGCGCCCAGCGCTACCTGCACGAGGTGAAGTCGGAGGTGTCGCGCGAGATCGAAATGGAAGAGCTGCGCAACCTGCATAAAGAAGTGCAGGAAACCGCGCACAGCTTCAAGACCGAGGTCGAGAGCTTCGGTTCCGAGGTCGAGAACACGGTCTCGTCCCATCTCGGCGAAGTCGAATCGGCCTGGCGCGGCGACGCCAATACGTCGCCGTCGCCCTCGCTGGCCACCCCGGATGACATCGAGCGCAAGGCGCGCGAATTCCGCCGCAAGAAGCTGGTCAAGAGCTCCAGCGTTCCGGCCTGGTACAAGAACCGCAACGGCAGCCGCCAGCATGTCCTGTCGGGCGCGGCGCGCGTGCGCAAGTTCCGTCCCGGCGCCAAGTCCCATACTTCCTTTTTCTAG
- the tatA gene encoding Sec-independent protein translocase subunit TatA codes for MGSLSIWHWLIVLVVVVLVFGTGKLKNAGSDLGKAVKGFKDGVKGSEEERQANANVPPAPPQQVVDKSTTTIDVETREKNRS; via the coding sequence ATGGGTTCGTTGAGTATTTGGCACTGGCTGATCGTGCTGGTGGTAGTGGTGCTGGTCTTCGGTACCGGCAAGCTGAAGAACGCGGGTTCCGACCTGGGCAAGGCCGTGAAAGGCTTCAAGGACGGCGTCAAGGGCAGCGAAGAAGAGCGCCAGGCAAATGCGAATGTGCCGCCGGCGCCGCCGCAGCAGGTGGTCGACAAGTCCACGACCACGATCGACGTCGAGACGCGCGAAAAGAATCGTTCCTGA
- a CDS encoding histidine triad nucleotide-binding protein, with protein MDNCIFCKIAAKQIPAGVVYEDDELLAFKDINPAAPVHLLIIPKQHLATLSDCTEQHAAILGKMLALAPKLAAEHGISVKQGPDGQRRGGYKTLINTGPDGGQEVYHLHLHVYGGPRPWRGLGT; from the coding sequence ATGGACAACTGTATCTTCTGCAAGATCGCCGCCAAACAGATCCCGGCTGGCGTGGTGTACGAGGACGATGAGCTGCTCGCGTTCAAGGACATCAACCCGGCGGCGCCGGTCCACCTGCTGATCATTCCGAAACAGCACCTGGCGACGCTGTCCGACTGCACGGAGCAGCACGCGGCGATCCTCGGCAAGATGCTGGCCCTGGCGCCGAAGCTGGCGGCCGAACATGGTATTTCCGTCAAGCAGGGACCGGATGGCCAGCGCCGCGGCGGGTATAAAACGCTGATCAACACCGGTCCGGACGGCGGGCAGGAGGTGTATCACCTGCACCTGCATGTGTACGGCGGACCACGTCCGTGGCGCGGGCTGGGGACCTGA
- a CDS encoding phosphoribosyl-ATP diphosphatase, with protein sequence MSTTLNRLAAVIESRKPENGGDPDTSYVARLFAKGDDAILKKIGEEATETVMAAKDVRAGADPSKLLYEVADLWFHSAVLLARFGLTPEQVLDELARREGISGIEEKAARK encoded by the coding sequence ATGAGCACCACCCTGAACCGCCTGGCGGCGGTAATCGAATCGCGCAAGCCGGAAAACGGCGGCGATCCCGATACATCCTATGTCGCGCGCCTGTTCGCGAAAGGCGACGACGCGATCCTCAAGAAGATCGGCGAAGAAGCGACCGAGACCGTCATGGCGGCCAAGGACGTGCGCGCCGGCGCCGACCCGTCCAAGCTGCTGTACGAAGTGGCCGACCTGTGGTTCCACTCGGCCGTGCTGCTGGCCCGCTTCGGCCTGACGCCCGAGCAGGTGCTGGACGAACTGGCGCGCCGCGAAGGCATTTCCGGCATCGAGGAAAAGGCCGCGCGCAAGTAA
- the hisI gene encoding phosphoribosyl-AMP cyclohydrolase encodes MATPTTNHAIPAQPWLKKVQWDEHGLVPVIAQEAATGDILMFAWMNREALAKTVELGEAVYWSRSRKKLWHKGEESGHVQKVLEIRLDCDEDVVLLKVEQAGGIACHTGRHSCFFQKFGDGDWHDAEPVLKDPDSIYTNPKTTPKKSK; translated from the coding sequence ATGGCAACCCCGACGACGAACCACGCGATTCCCGCCCAGCCCTGGCTGAAGAAGGTGCAATGGGACGAGCACGGCCTGGTGCCGGTGATCGCCCAGGAAGCGGCGACCGGCGACATCCTGATGTTCGCCTGGATGAACCGCGAAGCCCTGGCCAAGACCGTGGAGCTGGGCGAAGCGGTGTACTGGAGCCGCTCGCGCAAGAAGCTGTGGCACAAGGGCGAAGAGTCCGGCCACGTCCAGAAAGTGCTGGAGATCCGCCTCGACTGCGACGAGGACGTGGTGCTGCTGAAGGTCGAGCAGGCCGGCGGGATCGCCTGCCATACCGGCCGCCATTCCTGCTTCTTCCAGAAGTTCGGGGACGGCGACTGGCATGACGCCGAGCCGGTGCTGAAGGACCCCGACAGCATCTATACGAACCCGAAGACGACTCCGAAGAAAAGCAAATGA
- the hisF gene encoding imidazole glycerol phosphate synthase subunit HisF yields the protein MLAKRIIPCLDVTGGRVVKGVNFTELRDAGDPVEIARRYDGQGADEITFLDITASSDGRDLILPIIEAVASTVFIPLTVGGGVRKVEDVRRLLNAGADKVSMNTSAVTNPQLVFDASQKHGSQCIVVAIDAKQVAPGKWEVFTHGGRNATGLDAVEWARKMESLGAGELLLTSMDRDGTKSGFDLGLTRAVSDAVGISVIASGGVGGLQDLADGVLEGHADAVLAASIFHYGQHTVGEAKRFMQERGIPMRLD from the coding sequence ATGCTCGCAAAACGCATCATTCCCTGCCTGGACGTCACCGGTGGCCGCGTGGTCAAGGGCGTCAATTTCACCGAGCTGCGCGATGCCGGCGACCCGGTCGAGATCGCACGCCGCTACGACGGCCAGGGCGCCGACGAGATCACCTTCCTCGACATCACCGCCTCGAGCGATGGCCGCGACCTGATCCTGCCGATCATCGAGGCGGTCGCCTCGACCGTCTTCATCCCGCTGACGGTGGGCGGCGGCGTGCGCAAGGTCGAGGACGTGCGGCGCCTGCTGAACGCCGGCGCCGACAAGGTGTCGATGAATACCTCCGCCGTGACCAACCCCCAGCTGGTGTTCGACGCCTCGCAGAAGCACGGCTCGCAATGCATCGTGGTGGCGATCGACGCCAAGCAGGTCGCGCCCGGCAAGTGGGAAGTGTTCACCCACGGCGGCCGCAACGCGACCGGCCTCGACGCCGTCGAGTGGGCGAGGAAAATGGAAAGCCTGGGCGCCGGCGAGCTGCTGCTGACCAGCATGGACCGCGACGGCACCAAGTCCGGCTTCGACCTGGGCCTGACGCGCGCCGTCTCGGACGCGGTCGGCATTTCCGTGATCGCCTCCGGCGGCGTGGGCGGCCTGCAGGACCTGGCCGACGGCGTCCTCGAAGGCCATGCCGATGCCGTGCTGGCGGCCAGCATCTTCCACTACGGGCAGCACACGGTCGGCGAGGCCAAGCGCTTCATGCAGGAACGCGGCATCCCGATGAGATTGGACTGA
- the hisA gene encoding 1-(5-phosphoribosyl)-5-[(5-phosphoribosylamino)methylideneamino]imidazole-4-carboxamide isomerase, which yields MLLIPAIDLKDGHCVRLKQGDMDLATVFSEDPAEMALHWLKKGARRLHLVDLNGAFAGKPKNEAAIKSILQVVQEYATENDLDEIPVQLGGGIRDLDTIERYLDDGITYIIVGTAAVKNPGFLHDACGAFPGSIIVGLDAKDGKVATDGWSKMSGHEVIDLAQKFEGYGVESIIYTDIGRDGMMGGVNIEATVRLAQAVKIPIIASGGLHNLADVEALCAVQDEGIEGVICGRSIYEGTLDLASAQERADQLTEGAQA from the coding sequence ATGCTGCTGATCCCCGCCATCGACCTGAAAGACGGTCACTGCGTTCGCCTGAAACAGGGCGATATGGACCTCGCCACCGTGTTCTCCGAAGATCCCGCCGAGATGGCGCTGCACTGGCTGAAGAAAGGTGCGCGCCGCTTGCACCTGGTCGACCTGAACGGCGCCTTCGCCGGCAAGCCGAAGAACGAGGCTGCCATCAAGTCGATCCTGCAGGTGGTACAGGAATACGCTACCGAAAACGACCTCGACGAGATCCCGGTCCAGCTCGGCGGCGGCATCCGCGACCTCGACACCATCGAGCGCTACCTGGACGACGGCATCACCTACATCATCGTCGGCACCGCCGCCGTGAAGAACCCGGGCTTCCTGCACGACGCCTGCGGCGCCTTCCCGGGCTCGATCATCGTCGGCCTGGACGCCAAGGACGGCAAGGTCGCGACCGACGGCTGGAGCAAGATGTCCGGCCACGAAGTCATCGACCTGGCCCAGAAGTTCGAGGGTTACGGCGTCGAATCGATCATCTACACCGACATCGGCCGCGACGGCATGATGGGCGGCGTGAACATCGAAGCGACCGTGCGCCTGGCCCAGGCCGTCAAGATCCCGATCATCGCCTCCGGCGGCCTGCACAACCTGGCCGACGTCGAGGCCCTGTGCGCGGTGCAGGACGAAGGCATCGAGGGCGTGATCTGCGGCCGCTCGATCTATGAAGGCACGCTCGACCTGGCCAGTGCGCAGGAACGCGCCGACCAGCTGACCGAAGGTGCACAGGCTTAA
- the hisH gene encoding imidazole glycerol phosphate synthase subunit HisH, which yields MTNKIVVVDGLGNLRSVAQALRAAAPEADVIVSSDAAVIDAADRVVLPGQGAMRDCMRSLRESGAEDAVLRAMKTRPVMGVCVGEQMLFDASEENEGTPGLGLLPGKVVRFQLDGKLQADGSRFKVPQMGWNRVRQVRAHPLWEGVEDGAYFYFVHSYYAQPANPQDTIGEADYGGAYCCAVARDNIVATQFHPEKSAAAGLRLYRNFIHWNP from the coding sequence ATGACGAACAAGATTGTTGTGGTCGATGGTCTGGGCAACCTGCGCTCCGTGGCGCAGGCGCTGCGCGCCGCCGCGCCCGAAGCCGACGTGATCGTTTCCAGTGACGCCGCCGTGATCGACGCCGCCGACCGCGTCGTGCTGCCGGGGCAGGGCGCGATGCGCGATTGCATGCGCAGCCTGCGCGAATCCGGCGCCGAGGATGCGGTGCTGCGCGCCATGAAGACACGTCCGGTGATGGGCGTGTGCGTGGGCGAGCAGATGCTGTTCGACGCCAGCGAAGAGAACGAAGGCACGCCCGGCCTGGGCCTGTTGCCCGGCAAGGTCGTGCGCTTCCAGCTCGACGGCAAGCTGCAGGCCGACGGCTCGCGCTTCAAGGTCCCGCAGATGGGCTGGAACCGCGTGCGCCAGGTGCGCGCGCACCCCTTGTGGGAAGGCGTCGAGGACGGCGCGTATTTCTACTTCGTGCACAGCTATTACGCGCAGCCGGCGAATCCGCAAGACACGATCGGCGAGGCCGATTACGGGGGCGCCTACTGCTGCGCAGTCGCGCGCGACAATATCGTCGCCACCCAGTTCCACCCCGAGAAAAGCGCGGCCGCCGGCCTGCGCCTGTATCGCAATTTCATCCACTGGAATCCTTAA
- the hisB gene encoding imidazoleglycerol-phosphate dehydratase HisB: MTRTAEITRNTSETQIRVALNLDGTGRQKLNTGVPFLDHMLDQIARHGLIDLEVEAVGDLHIDDHHTVEDTGITLGMAVAKAIGDKKGIRRYGHAYVPLDEALSRVVIDFSGRPGLEWHVPFTRATIGRFDVDLTIEFFRGFVNHAGVTLHVDNLRGVNAHHQCETVFKAFGRALRMASELDERALGTIPSTKGSL, translated from the coding sequence ATGACCCGCACCGCAGAAATCACGCGCAACACCAGCGAAACGCAAATCCGCGTCGCGCTAAATCTCGACGGCACCGGCCGCCAGAAACTCAACACCGGCGTGCCCTTCCTGGACCACATGCTGGACCAGATCGCCCGCCACGGCCTGATCGACCTCGAAGTCGAGGCCGTCGGCGACCTGCACATCGACGACCACCATACCGTCGAGGACACCGGCATCACGCTGGGCATGGCGGTCGCCAAGGCGATCGGCGACAAGAAGGGCATCCGCCGCTACGGCCACGCCTACGTGCCGCTCGATGAGGCGCTGTCGCGCGTGGTCATCGACTTTTCCGGCCGTCCGGGCCTGGAATGGCATGTGCCGTTCACCCGCGCCACCATCGGCCGCTTCGACGTCGACCTGACGATCGAGTTCTTCCGCGGTTTCGTCAACCACGCCGGCGTGACCTTGCACGTGGACAACCTGCGCGGTGTGAACGCCCACCACCAGTGCGAAACCGTGTTCAAGGCTTTCGGCCGCGCCCTGCGCATGGCCTCCGAGCTCGACGAGCGCGCGCTCGGCACGATTCCTTCGACCAAGGGCAGCCTGTAA
- the hisC gene encoding histidinol-phosphate transaminase — translation MTDIDTLIANTIREDVRAGHIYNVPDASGYVKLDAMENPYELPENLRQQLAQRLADAVLNRYPVPSYATLKQKIRDNLGVPAGYDVILGNGSDEIISIIAMATARQDKRAVVLAPVPAFVMFQRSAQFAGMDFVGVPLKADFTLDRAAMLAAIEQHKPSVVFLAYPNNPTGNLYDEDDMVAIIEALGEHGIAVVDEAYQPFARVSFMERLPQYPNLMVMRTLSKLGLAGIRLGYLAAAPSLLQQFDKVRPPYNINVLTQVAAEFALDHLDVLNEQAARLNEARSELAAALAALPGVTVFPSSANFITVRVPDAERTCAKLFDARVMIKNLSKMHVLLANCIRVTVSTPEENSVFLNALKASL, via the coding sequence ATGACCGACATCGACACCCTCATCGCCAACACGATCCGCGAAGACGTCCGTGCCGGCCATATCTACAACGTCCCGGACGCCAGCGGCTACGTCAAGCTCGACGCCATGGAGAACCCCTACGAGCTGCCGGAGAACCTGCGCCAGCAGCTCGCGCAGCGCCTGGCCGACGCCGTGCTGAACCGCTATCCGGTGCCCTCGTACGCCACGCTCAAGCAGAAGATCCGCGACAATCTGGGTGTGCCGGCCGGCTACGACGTCATCCTCGGCAACGGCTCGGACGAGATCATCAGCATCATCGCGATGGCCACCGCGCGCCAGGACAAACGCGCCGTCGTGCTGGCGCCGGTCCCGGCCTTCGTGATGTTCCAGCGTTCGGCCCAGTTCGCGGGCATGGATTTCGTCGGCGTGCCGCTCAAGGCCGACTTCACGCTCGACCGCGCGGCGATGCTGGCGGCGATCGAACAGCACAAGCCCTCGGTCGTGTTCCTGGCCTACCCGAACAACCCGACCGGCAACCTGTACGATGAGGACGACATGGTCGCCATCATCGAGGCGCTGGGCGAGCACGGTATCGCCGTGGTCGACGAGGCCTACCAGCCCTTTGCCCGGGTCAGCTTCATGGAGCGCCTGCCGCAGTATCCGAACCTGATGGTGATGCGCACGCTGTCGAAGCTGGGCCTGGCCGGCATCCGCCTGGGCTACCTGGCGGCCGCGCCCAGCCTGTTGCAGCAGTTCGACAAGGTGCGTCCGCCCTACAACATCAATGTGCTGACCCAGGTCGCGGCCGAGTTTGCCCTCGACCACCTCGATGTGCTGAACGAGCAGGCCGCCCGCCTGAACGAGGCGCGCAGCGAGCTGGCGGCGGCCTTGGCCGCGTTGCCGGGGGTGACGGTATTCCCGTCGAGCGCGAATTTCATTACCGTGCGTGTGCCGGACGCCGAGCGGACCTGCGCTAAACTGTTCGATGCACGGGTAATGATCAAGAATTTGAGTAAAATGCATGTATTGCTGGCCAATTGCATCCGCGTGACGGTCAGCACCCCGGAAGAAAATTCCGTATTCCTGAATGCCCTGAAGGCTTCCCTGTAA